A genomic window from Deltaproteobacteria bacterium IMCC39524 includes:
- the trpE gene encoding anthranilate synthase component I has translation MSSPSREEFKNLTRQGNLIPVYREILADMETPVSAFCKIDDRQSAFLLESIAGGEKWARYSFLGVGSGRAFRCRGHHFEILENGDAIKSGKADNPLDELKAFLAPYQPVSLPELPRFFGGAVGYLGYDMVRHIEELPDLNEAEIGAYDSWFLITETLLIFDNLQQKIKVLSNVHLREGDDPDVSYDAAVQRIDDMVALLRKPLRERPAASKVKVDADLLSNFSRPDFESAVERCKDYVRSGDVIQVVLSQRFSGDLDADPFDVYRALRTINPSPYMFYLQFNDTRVIGASPEVLVRKEGDHVEVRPIAGTRPRGKTFDEDQRLEEELKADPKEVAEHIMLVDLGRNDLGRVCATGSVQVDELMVVERYSHVMHIVSNVSGRLMPGQDALDVFSATFPAGTLSGAPKIRAMEIIEEMEPVRREIYGGAVGYISFDGNMDLAIAIRTLVAHKNRIHLQAGAGIVADSDPKAEYEETVNKAMGVKMAIELARQGLD, from the coding sequence ATGTCTTCCCCATCTCGTGAAGAGTTTAAAAATCTGACCCGCCAAGGTAACCTGATTCCCGTCTATCGCGAGATTCTCGCAGACATGGAAACCCCGGTCTCAGCCTTCTGCAAGATCGATGATCGACAAAGCGCTTTTTTGCTCGAGAGTATCGCCGGCGGAGAGAAATGGGCCCGTTATTCATTTCTTGGCGTTGGTTCAGGGCGTGCATTTCGCTGTCGCGGTCATCACTTTGAAATCCTTGAAAACGGTGACGCGATCAAGTCCGGTAAAGCTGATAATCCACTTGACGAACTAAAAGCTTTTCTCGCGCCTTACCAACCGGTCTCCCTTCCTGAGTTACCACGTTTTTTTGGTGGTGCTGTAGGTTACTTGGGCTACGACATGGTCCGCCATATCGAGGAACTTCCTGATCTCAATGAAGCTGAGATAGGTGCTTACGACAGCTGGTTCCTGATTACCGAAACTTTACTTATCTTCGATAACCTGCAGCAGAAAATCAAGGTCTTAAGCAATGTTCACTTGCGTGAAGGCGATGACCCTGACGTTTCGTATGATGCTGCAGTGCAGCGTATAGACGATATGGTTGCGTTGTTACGCAAACCTTTGCGTGAGAGGCCTGCGGCGTCTAAGGTTAAAGTTGATGCAGACCTGCTCTCGAACTTCAGCCGTCCAGATTTTGAATCTGCCGTCGAACGCTGTAAAGACTACGTACGCTCAGGCGATGTCATTCAAGTTGTTCTCTCGCAAAGATTCTCCGGAGACCTTGATGCGGACCCTTTTGATGTCTATCGCGCTTTGCGGACGATCAACCCTTCCCCCTACATGTTCTACTTGCAGTTTAACGATACTCGAGTCATTGGTGCTTCTCCGGAGGTCTTGGTGCGCAAGGAGGGGGATCATGTTGAGGTTCGCCCTATTGCCGGAACACGGCCCCGGGGAAAGACCTTCGATGAGGACCAGCGCCTGGAAGAGGAGTTGAAGGCCGATCCGAAAGAGGTTGCTGAGCATATCATGCTGGTTGACCTGGGACGCAATGACCTTGGCCGTGTTTGCGCGACCGGTTCTGTGCAGGTAGACGAACTGATGGTTGTCGAGCGTTACTCGCACGTTATGCACATCGTTTCCAACGTCAGTGGACGCCTTATGCCTGGACAGGATGCTCTTGATGTCTTCTCTGCAACCTTCCCGGCGGGGACCTTGAGTGGCGCCCCTAAAATTCGTGCCATGGAAATTATTGAGGAGATGGAGCCGGTGCGTCGTGAGATTTACGGTGGTGCTGTCGGTTATATCTCTTTCGATGGTAATATGGATCTTGCAATCGCGATTCGGACTCTGGTTGCTCATAAAAATCGGATTCACCTTCAGGCCGGTGCTGGTATCGTTGCAGACTCTGACCCAAAAGCAGAGTATGAGGAAACCGTCAACAAGGCCATGGGGGTCAAGATGGCCATCGAACTGGCGCGTCAGGGATTAGACTGA
- a CDS encoding aminodeoxychorismate/anthranilate synthase component II, with translation MLLMIDNYDSFTYNLVQYLRELGEEVEVYRNDKISLAKIEALNPTRLVVSPGPCTPNEAGISVEAIKHFAGKLPILGVCLGHQSIGQAYGGKVVRADRLMHGKTSPVFHDNRELFVGLPDPFDATRYHSLLVERSSLPECLEVTAWTAEGEIMGMRHRSLPVWGMQFHPESILTVAGMDMLNNFLQMTK, from the coding sequence ATGCTGCTGATGATCGACAACTACGATTCGTTCACCTATAACCTGGTACAGTATCTGCGCGAACTGGGTGAAGAGGTTGAGGTCTATCGTAACGACAAAATTTCTCTGGCTAAGATTGAAGCTCTCAATCCCACACGACTTGTGGTGTCCCCGGGGCCCTGTACACCCAATGAAGCAGGTATCTCTGTGGAAGCCATCAAGCATTTTGCAGGTAAACTGCCGATCCTCGGTGTGTGTCTGGGGCACCAGTCGATTGGTCAGGCCTATGGCGGCAAGGTTGTTCGTGCTGACCGCCTGATGCATGGCAAGACCAGCCCGGTTTTTCATGATAACCGTGAGCTCTTCGTCGGCCTCCCTGATCCTTTTGATGCGACCCGATATCACTCCCTGTTGGTAGAACGTTCTTCTCTGCCGGAATGTCTTGAAGTTACTGCATGGACGGCAGAAGGTGAGATCATGGGCATGCGGCATCGTAGCCTGCCAGTTTGGGGTATGCAGTTCCATCCGGAGTCGATTCTGACGGTTGCCGGTATGGACATGCTGAACAACTTTTTGCAGATGACCAAGTAG
- the trpD gene encoding anthranilate phosphoribosyltransferase → MIKDAISKVVLRQDLLETEMIEVMNQIMGGEATPAQVGAFITALRMKGETIEEITGAARVMRDHATPIRVGKALDIDREEINLDRETVLDTCGTGGSGTKSFNISTTVAFVVSACGTKVAKHGNRSISSACGSADVLEALGVNLNVTPEQVESCINEVGVGFLFAPALHGAMKHAIGPRREIGIRTIFNILGPLTNPAGADRQVLGVYEEKLVEVLAKVLVKLGCQRGFVVHGQDGMDEITLTGPTRIAEINEGKVTLSTIEPEDFGLRRCLLTDLQGGDAEENAAIVRDVLAGAEGPKRDVVLLNAAYALIAAGIVESVDAGLQKARNVIDEGLAKAKLEGLVYLTNA, encoded by the coding sequence ATGATAAAGGACGCAATTAGCAAGGTTGTTCTGCGGCAAGATCTGCTAGAGACCGAAATGATTGAGGTGATGAACCAGATCATGGGTGGTGAGGCGACTCCCGCTCAAGTTGGCGCGTTTATCACCGCGTTACGAATGAAAGGCGAAACTATCGAAGAAATTACCGGCGCTGCCAGGGTTATGCGTGATCACGCCACCCCCATCCGGGTGGGTAAGGCCCTCGATATTGATCGTGAAGAGATTAACCTGGATCGCGAGACGGTCTTGGACACATGTGGTACAGGTGGCAGCGGGACAAAAAGTTTCAATATTTCAACGACAGTTGCATTCGTTGTCTCTGCCTGTGGTACCAAGGTCGCGAAACATGGCAATCGCAGTATCTCCTCTGCCTGTGGTAGCGCCGATGTTCTGGAGGCTCTTGGGGTTAACCTGAACGTAACTCCAGAGCAGGTTGAATCGTGTATCAATGAGGTCGGGGTTGGCTTTCTCTTTGCCCCCGCCCTGCACGGGGCCATGAAGCACGCGATTGGCCCCCGCCGCGAAATTGGTATACGCACAATCTTTAATATCCTTGGGCCTTTGACCAATCCGGCCGGTGCGGATCGCCAGGTCTTGGGCGTTTATGAAGAGAAACTGGTTGAAGTTCTGGCCAAGGTTCTGGTCAAGCTCGGCTGTCAGCGTGGCTTTGTTGTCCACGGGCAGGACGGCATGGATGAGATTACCCTGACCGGTCCGACACGTATCGCCGAGATCAACGAAGGGAAGGTCACCCTCTCGACGATAGAGCCGGAAGACTTTGGTTTGCGGCGCTGCCTGCTGACTGACCTCCAGGGTGGTGACGCCGAGGAGAATGCTGCAATCGTTAGAGATGTTCTGGCCGGGGCTGAAGGACCTAAGCGGGATGTTGTTCTGCTCAATGCGGCCTATGCGCTGATTGCAGCCGGAATCGTAGAGAGCGTGGATGCCGGCTTGCAGAAGGCTCGCAACGTGATCGACGAGGGGTTGGCCAAGGCGAAGCTCGAAGGGCTCGTCTATTTAACCAATGCATGA